The proteins below are encoded in one region of Segatella copri:
- the dusB gene encoding tRNA dihydrouridine synthase DusB yields the protein MKIGNIEFGPQPLFLAPMEDVTDIGFRMLCKRFGAAMVYTEFVSAEALVRSIKSTVSKLTISDEERPVGIQIYGRTTEDMVEAAKIVEQAKPDVIDINFGCPVKKVAGKGAGAGMLRNIPLMLDITREVVKAVNVPVTVKTRLGWDCENLIITDLAEQLQDCGIQALTIHGRTRSQMYTGEADWSLIGEVKNNPRIHIPIIGNGDITTPEEAKLAFERYGVDAVMIGRATFGRPWIFKEIRDYLDNTGAAPLTVDEKIDLLEEQLRINVERIDEYRGILHTRRHLAASPIFKGIPDFRQTRIAMLRATTVEELKEILKECRERIKAIE from the coding sequence ATGAAAATAGGTAATATAGAATTTGGGCCTCAGCCCCTCTTCCTCGCTCCGATGGAAGACGTAACAGATATTGGCTTTCGCATGCTCTGCAAGCGATTCGGAGCCGCCATGGTTTATACTGAGTTCGTATCGGCGGAAGCCTTGGTGCGAAGCATCAAGAGCACCGTCAGCAAGCTTACGATAAGCGATGAAGAGCGCCCTGTGGGCATTCAGATTTACGGCAGAACCACAGAGGACATGGTGGAAGCTGCCAAGATCGTGGAACAGGCGAAGCCGGATGTGATTGATATTAACTTCGGTTGCCCGGTGAAGAAGGTTGCCGGAAAGGGTGCAGGAGCCGGAATGCTCCGAAATATCCCATTGATGCTGGATATTACAAGAGAAGTGGTAAAGGCGGTAAACGTGCCCGTAACTGTGAAAACCCGATTGGGATGGGATTGCGAGAACCTCATCATCACCGACCTTGCCGAGCAGCTACAGGATTGCGGGATCCAGGCGCTCACCATCCACGGCAGAACCCGTAGCCAGATGTACACCGGAGAAGCCGACTGGAGCCTCATCGGAGAGGTGAAGAACAATCCCCGCATCCATATTCCTATCATCGGCAACGGCGACATTACGACCCCAGAAGAAGCCAAGCTTGCCTTCGAAAGATACGGCGTAGATGCGGTAATGATTGGCCGCGCCACCTTCGGCAGGCCTTGGATTTTCAAGGAAATTCGTGATTATCTGGATAATACGGGCGCTGCTCCATTAACCGTAGATGAGAAAATCGACCTCTTGGAAGAGCAGCTCCGCATCAACGTGGAGCGCATCGACGAGTACAGAGGCATTCTCCACACCCGTCGCCACCTTGCCGCCTCCCCTATCTTCAAGGGCATTCCCGATTTTCGCCAGACGAGAATCGCCATGCTGAGAGCCACGACCGTGGAGGAACTGAAAGAGATATTGAAAGAATGCCGCGAGAGAATCAAGGCGATAGAATAA
- the dprA gene encoding DNA-processing protein DprA, protein MADQQEILNTILLTRLNYFSLAGMLELYRKVGSATLILEHKNNLRDILPDASDKLVSAIQNCEEARKRAEEELEYDIRYGIEPIPMNDDRYPQRLKDCDDAPLILFYKGNANLNQQRVINIVGTRHCTPYGEDLIHRFITDLKQLSPNVLIMSGLAYGVDIVAHRQALANGYETIGVLAHGLDDLYPRQHRETAARMIEQGGLLTEFLTRTNADKINFVRRNRIVAGMSDACILIESAAHGGGLITCDISQSYGRDVFAFPGRIGDYYSEGCNNLIRNNGATLITSAEDFVKDMRWQDDATLMRAKQQGIERSLFPELSTEEELIVSILSKTNDLQINIISVKSNIDISRLTSLLFQMEMKGIIRTLAGGMYHLLK, encoded by the coding sequence ATGGCTGATCAACAGGAAATACTGAACACCATCCTCCTGACAAGGCTCAATTACTTCAGCCTGGCAGGAATGCTGGAGCTATACAGAAAGGTAGGCTCCGCTACGCTCATCCTGGAGCATAAGAACAACCTCAGAGACATCCTCCCCGATGCCTCGGATAAACTCGTGAGCGCTATCCAGAACTGCGAAGAAGCCCGAAAACGCGCTGAGGAAGAACTGGAGTACGACATACGCTACGGAATAGAACCCATTCCGATGAACGACGACCGCTATCCGCAACGCCTCAAAGACTGCGATGACGCACCTCTCATCCTCTTCTATAAAGGCAACGCCAACCTCAACCAGCAGCGCGTCATCAACATCGTAGGAACCCGCCACTGCACGCCTTACGGCGAAGACCTCATCCACCGCTTCATCACCGACCTGAAGCAGCTCTCACCCAACGTGCTCATCATGAGCGGACTTGCCTACGGAGTGGACATCGTGGCGCACCGCCAGGCACTCGCCAACGGCTACGAAACCATAGGCGTGCTGGCTCACGGTCTGGATGACCTCTACCCCCGTCAGCACCGGGAAACGGCGGCAAGAATGATAGAACAGGGCGGACTGCTCACCGAATTCCTTACCCGTACAAACGCTGATAAGATAAACTTCGTGCGCCGCAACCGCATCGTAGCGGGAATGTCGGATGCCTGCATCCTGATAGAGAGCGCAGCTCATGGCGGCGGCCTCATCACCTGCGATATTTCGCAATCCTACGGCAGAGACGTCTTCGCCTTCCCGGGCAGAATAGGTGATTACTACAGCGAGGGCTGCAACAACCTGATACGCAACAACGGCGCCACGCTCATCACCAGTGCCGAGGACTTTGTGAAGGACATGCGCTGGCAGGATGACGCCACCCTGATGCGAGCCAAGCAGCAAGGCATCGAGCGCAGCCTCTTCCCCGAGTTATCAACAGAAGAAGAGCTCATCGTCAGCATCCTCTCAAAGACAAACGACCTGCAGATCAACATCATCAGCGTGAAGTCGAACATCGACATCTCCCGCCTCACCTCCCTCCTCTTCCAGATGGAAATGAAAGGAATCATCCGCACCCTGGCAGGGGGAATGTATCATCTTTTAAAGTGA
- a CDS encoding DUF2851 family protein, which produces MEQLLHYVWKHKLFPLSPLTTTWHQAVEVIDPGLHNRNAGPDFFNAKIKLNGTLWVGNVEIHDKASDWYVHGHDKDERYDNVILHVCGTIDVEAKNSKGEPLVQLQLDIPENVSKHYQELLSIDQYPPCYQIIPSLTRLTVHSWMSALQTERLSQKTDAIEARVKQCNGDWENAYFVTLARNYGFGINGDTFEQWAYHLPLRAVDHHRDDLFQIEAIFLGQAGLLELNTIPERYQKDALNDGYFSRLRNEYLYLSHKFSLQPMDYKQWRFLRLRPQNFPHIRISQLANLYYNRRAGLSQLLEASTVKEAKQVLSTSVTEYWETHYTFGSTSIRNEKHLSPFSLNLLIINTVVPILFAYGRHRGEEKYCDRAFDFLEELKAENNHIVRMWKECGLPVENAGDSQALIQLKKEYCDRKECLRCRIGYEYLKK; this is translated from the coding sequence ATGGAGCAACTTCTTCATTATGTGTGGAAGCACAAGCTCTTCCCACTCTCTCCACTCACCACCACCTGGCACCAGGCTGTGGAAGTAATTGACCCCGGACTGCACAACCGCAATGCAGGGCCCGATTTCTTCAATGCCAAAATCAAACTCAACGGAACCCTATGGGTGGGAAACGTGGAGATTCACGACAAGGCAAGCGACTGGTATGTGCACGGACATGATAAGGATGAACGCTACGACAACGTTATCCTGCACGTTTGCGGAACCATCGATGTAGAAGCCAAGAACTCGAAAGGCGAGCCCCTCGTGCAGTTGCAGCTCGACATTCCCGAAAACGTATCGAAGCATTATCAGGAGCTGCTGAGCATCGACCAGTATCCTCCCTGCTACCAGATTATCCCATCGCTCACCCGCCTCACCGTGCACAGTTGGATGAGCGCCCTGCAAACCGAGCGCTTATCGCAGAAAACCGATGCGATAGAGGCGCGCGTGAAGCAATGTAACGGCGATTGGGAAAACGCCTACTTCGTGACCCTGGCGCGCAACTACGGGTTCGGAATCAACGGCGACACCTTCGAGCAGTGGGCTTACCATCTGCCACTGAGGGCCGTAGACCATCACCGCGACGACCTCTTCCAGATAGAAGCCATCTTCCTGGGGCAAGCCGGACTGCTGGAGCTGAACACCATTCCCGAAAGATATCAGAAAGACGCGCTGAACGACGGCTATTTCTCCCGATTGAGGAACGAATATCTCTATCTCTCGCATAAATTCTCGCTGCAGCCGATGGATTACAAGCAGTGGCGCTTCCTGCGCCTGCGTCCGCAGAACTTCCCTCACATCCGCATCTCGCAGTTAGCCAATCTTTATTATAACCGCCGTGCGGGGCTGAGCCAGCTGCTCGAGGCAAGCACGGTGAAGGAGGCGAAGCAGGTGCTCTCAACCAGCGTTACGGAGTATTGGGAAACCCATTATACCTTCGGCAGCACGAGCATCCGGAACGAGAAGCACCTCTCCCCTTTCTCGCTCAATCTGCTCATCATCAACACCGTGGTTCCCATCCTCTTTGCCTATGGAAGGCACCGGGGCGAGGAGAAATACTGCGACCGCGCCTTCGACTTCCTGGAGGAGCTGAAGGCCGAGAATAACCACATAGTAAGGATGTGGAAGGAATGCGGTCTGCCGGTAGAGAACGCCGGGGATAGCCAGGCACTCATACAGCTGAAGAAGGAATACTGCGACAGGAAGGAATGCCTGAGGTGCAGGATAGGTTACGAATACTTGAAAAAATAA
- a CDS encoding thioesterase family protein, which yields MSRYIFETKMEVRDYECDIEGIVNNANYLHYMEHTRHLFLKECGLSFAEMHNKGVDAVVARMNLQYKVPLQCDDEFFSRLWLEKQGVRYVFHQDIFRAKDEKLCLKATVELVCLINGKLGNSEDYDKAFEKYFSPQG from the coding sequence ATGAGCAGATATATTTTTGAGACGAAGATGGAAGTAAGAGATTATGAGTGCGATATTGAGGGCATCGTGAACAATGCCAACTATCTGCACTACATGGAACATACCCGCCATCTCTTTCTGAAGGAATGCGGCCTCAGCTTTGCCGAAATGCACAACAAAGGCGTGGATGCTGTGGTGGCGAGAATGAACCTGCAGTACAAGGTTCCGCTGCAATGCGATGATGAATTCTTCTCGCGTCTGTGGCTGGAGAAGCAGGGCGTGAGATATGTTTTCCATCAGGACATCTTCCGTGCCAAGGACGAGAAACTCTGCCTCAAGGCAACCGTAGAACTCGTCTGCCTCATCAACGGAAAGCTGGGCAACAGCGAGGACTACGACAAGGCATTCGAGAAATACTTCTCTCCTCAGGGTTAA
- the dapB gene encoding 4-hydroxy-tetrahydrodipicolinate reductase — MKIALIGYGKMGHMIEEIALQRGHEIVCKIDVNNPQDIDSPEFCSADVAIEFTNPTAAYGNYLKAFSHNVKVVSGSTGWMKDHKEDVEKLCADGKQTLFWASNFSIGVAIFSAVNRYLAKIMNGFPQYSVCMQETHHVHKLDAPSGTAITLAEEIIDNIDRKKDWKRGVTYWTEDGHHDEGDANITDEDLVINCVRDGEVPGIHAVMYDSDADMITIEHSAHSRKGFALGAVLAAEFTANHSGLLTTSDLFKF; from the coding sequence ATGAAAATTGCTTTGATCGGCTACGGAAAGATGGGACACATGATCGAGGAGATCGCCCTGCAGCGTGGCCACGAAATCGTTTGTAAGATTGACGTGAATAACCCTCAAGACATCGACAGCCCGGAGTTCTGCTCTGCCGATGTTGCCATTGAGTTTACCAACCCTACTGCCGCCTACGGCAACTATCTGAAGGCTTTCTCTCACAACGTGAAGGTGGTTTCAGGTTCTACAGGTTGGATGAAAGACCATAAGGAAGACGTGGAGAAACTCTGCGCCGATGGTAAGCAGACCCTCTTCTGGGCCTCTAACTTCAGCATCGGTGTGGCCATTTTCTCTGCCGTAAACCGCTATCTGGCTAAAATCATGAATGGTTTCCCACAGTACTCTGTATGCATGCAGGAAACCCACCACGTTCATAAGCTCGATGCGCCATCTGGAACAGCCATCACCCTTGCCGAGGAAATCATCGACAACATCGACAGAAAGAAGGACTGGAAGCGTGGCGTTACTTATTGGACTGAGGATGGTCATCACGATGAGGGCGATGCAAACATTACTGATGAAGACCTGGTCATCAACTGCGTACGCGATGGCGAGGTTCCGGGAATCCACGCCGTGATGTATGACAGCGATGCTGATATGATTACCATCGAGCACAGTGCCCATTCTCGCAAGGGTTTCGCCCTGGGAGCCGTTCTCGCAGCTGAGTTCACAGCCAACCATTCCGGCTTGCTCACCACATCAGATTTATTTAAGTTCTAA